The proteins below come from a single Triticum aestivum cultivar Chinese Spring chromosome 5D, IWGSC CS RefSeq v2.1, whole genome shotgun sequence genomic window:
- the LOC123120455 gene encoding protein ZINC INDUCED FACILITATOR-LIKE 1 has protein sequence MGDEERGAAAAPLLLPASPSSASRHHEAGCPGCALDRRKESSGGRIPYKELFFVGLTTLASSLPITCLFPFMYFMVRDFHVAKTEEDIGSYAGFLASSYMIGRAFSAIFWGIVADRIGRKPVIVFSILSVVIFNTLFGLSTEYWMAIATRLVLGSLNGLLAPIKAYAIEVCQAEHHALGLSVVNTAWGFGLVIGPALGGYLAQPAEKYPQIFSKESVFGRFPYFLPCVAVSLLAAIVLISCIWMPETIHKHKSPEKDIQKVKALPSEQSYLDSPRKKSLLQNWPWMSTMVSYCFFGLHDTAYSEILSLWAVSDRKYGGLSFSSEDIGGVLAVAGASLLVYQLIIYHWVHKFLGPVISSRVASALSILIVSTYPFMTYLSGAKLSFALYSAAMMRSVVAITASTGISLLQNHAVRQDQRGTANGISTTAMSFFKAIAPIGAGYLFSWAQKHQDSTFFPGDQMVFLVLNLVQLLGLMFTFEPFLVLPTVGEECS, from the exons ATGGGGGACGAGGaaagaggagcggcggcggcgccgctgCTGCTGCCAGCGTCGCCGTCGTCGGCGAGCCGTCACCACGAGGCGGGGTGCCCCGGCTGCGCGCTGGACCGGAGGAAGGAGAGCTCCGGCGGCAGGATCCCCTACAAGGAGCTCTTCTTCGTCGGCCTCACCACCCTCGCCTCAT CTTTGCCCATCACATGCCTCTTTCCCTTTATGTATTTCATG GTTAGAGACTTCCACGTTGCTAAAACAGAGGAAGATATAGGGTCTTATGCTGGTTTCCTTG CTTCTTCGTACATGATTGGCAGAGCCTTTTCTGCGATTTTTTGGGGCATTGTGGCGGACCGTATTGGACGGAAGCCTGTCATTGTATTTTCCATCCTGTCTGT GGTCATATTTAACACACTGTTTGGACTAAGTACAGAGTACTGGATGGCAATAGCTACAAGACTTGTTCTAGGTTCCCTAAATGGTTTACTTGCTCCAATAAAG GCTTATGCTATTGAAGTTTGTCAAGCTGAACATCATGCTCTTGGGCTCTCAGTT GTGAACACAGCGTGGGGTTTTGGTCTTGTAATCGGTCCAGCTCTTGGAGGCTACCTTGCTCAG CCTGCTGAAAAGTACCCACAAATATTCTCCAAGGAGTCAGTTTTTGGGAG GTTTCCATATTTCTTACCTTGTGTAGCTGTGTCATTGCTTGCTGccattgttctcataagttgtatATGGATGCCG GAGACCATACACAAACATAAGAGTCCGGAGAAGGATATCCAAAAGGTCAAAGCCTTGCCATCGGAACAATCTTATTTAGATTCACCTCGCAAGAAGAGTTTGCTCCAGAATTGGCCATGGATGTCAACTATGGTGTCCTATTGTTTCTTTGGTCTTCATGACACTGCATATAGTGAA ATACTTTCCTTGTGGGCTGTTAGTGACAGAAAGTATGGTGGTCTTAGCTTCTCATCTGAAGATATCGGTGGAGTTCTTGCCGTGGCAG GTGCTAGTCTTCTTGTATATCAGCTTATCATTTATCACTGGGTTCATAAGTTTCTGGGGCCAGTCATTTCGTCGCGTGTTGCTTCT GCTCTGTCCATACTTATTGTCAGTACTTATCCCTTTATGACATACTTATCTGGCGCCAAACTTTCTTTTGCTCTCTACTCTGCAGCCATGATGAGAAGTGTTGTTGCG ATTACTGCCAGCACAGGAATTTCCCTTCTGCAGAACCATGCTGTG CGTCAAGACCAAAGAGGCACTGCGAATGGTATATCGACAACTGCCATGTCGTTTTTCAAGGCGATTGCTCCAATCGGGGCTGGTTATCT GTTCTCATGGGCGCAGAAACATCAGGACAGCACCTTCTTCCCAG GTGATCAAATGGTGTTCTTGGTGCTGAATTTGGTGCAGCTCCTTGGGCTCATGTTTACCTTTGAGCCTTTCCTGGTATTACCCACTGTAGGAGAAGAGTGCAGTTAG